GTTTCAATAGCGTAGCGCGGCGGCAGATCGTCATTCCATAACGGCTCCGTTACCCGACCGTAAGTTGAAAGGTAATATCGAACACATTCCCGGAAGAGTGCTTCTTTGGACCCGAAGGCGGCGTAAAAGCTTGGGGCGGAAATCCCGTTGCTAATGCCCGCTTTTAACTCACTGAGTGAAGTTGACTCATACCCCTTTTCCCAAAAAAGATACATTGCCTCTTCGATAGCTTTGTCCCGATCGAAGGTTCGTGGACGTCCCATTGTTGCCATAGCAGTGACTCCGGTATTAAATCAGAAATAAAACTATTATACCAAACGATACACAAGTCGTTGACAACTATTTTATCCGCCACTAATGTATCAATCAGTACAGATTAATCAGCAAGATTAAACGCTCTAATCTTTCTTCAGTGTCCATTACCTCAACCGGCCTGAAAAGATGATGAGGGAAGCTTTACATATAAATAAATACCAACTGATACATAATTAAGGTAACAATGCGCTATGGATAAGAAAAACACTCACTGTCATCAAAGGCAGGTTGAGTTTACGAAACGGCATCAGTCAGCAGAACTGCGGCTTCCCATTGCGGCTCTTCTGGCGCTGGCAATGACTGGCTTTATCTGCATCATTACCGAAACGCTGCCGGCAGGCCTGTTACCGCAAATGGCCTCGGGCCTGAACATCTCACCGGCTCTGGCCGGGCAGCTGGTCACCGCCTATGCCCTGGGATCGCTACTTGCGGCCATTCCCCTGACCATCGCCACGCAGGGATGGCGCCGCAGAAACGTGCTGTTACTCACCATCGTCGGGTTTCTTCTCTTCAATTCGATCACCGCCTTTTCTGCCAGCTACTGGCTCACCCTGGCGGCAAGATTTTTTGCCGGCGTGGCCGCAGGACTTGCATGGAGCCTGCTGGCGGGCTATGCGCGTCGTATGGTTGCGGTTCATCAACAGGGAAAAGCGATGGCGATAGCGATGGTCGGCACGCCGATCGCCTTATCGCTGGGTGTGCCGCTGGGCACCTGGCTGGGCGCTGCCATCGGCTGGCGCAGTGCCTTCGCGATGATTTCCGGTCTGACGCTGGTGCTGATTGTGTGGGTCATCGCCAAAGTGCCCGACTATCCCGGTCAGGCCAGCCATGAACGGCTGCCGCTGCATAAAGTCTTTATAACGCCGGGCGTCAGGCCCGTGCTGAGCGTGGTCATCACCTGGATGCTGGCGCACAACATTCTTTATACCTTCATCGCGCCTTTTGTAGCCCAGGCGGGCCTGAGCGGTCGGGTGGATCTCGTGCTGCTGGTCTTTGGACTTGCTGCGCTGATCGCCATCTGGATCACCGGCCGTGTGGTGGATCGTCATCTCCGGTTAAGCGTGCTGACCTGCCTGGCCACATTTGCCGTAGTCTCCCTGCTTTTCATCTGGATGTCGCGCGCGCCGGTCGTGATTTACACGGGCGTGGCGATCTGGGGATTAACGTTTGGTGGCGCGGCAACATTGCTACAGACGGCGCTGGCGGATACCGCCGGAGAAGGCGCAGACATCGCCCTGTCGATGAACGTGGTCGCCTGGAACAGTGCGATTGCCGGCGGCGGCATTGTGGGCGGCATTTTGCTGGACGCCTGGGGGGCACGCGCGTTCTCACCGGTGATGTTCGTTCTGCTGGCAGCGGCCCTGCTTATTGCCTGGCGTGCGAAGGCATACGGCTTTATGCCCGGCATGCGGCAACCTCATACCAACTAACCGCGACGCTGCGGATTGAATTTAACTTCTTATTACAGGAAATAAATCTATGTTGAAACACATTATGGCCTGCCTGCTCTCGCTGTTTTCGCTGCTCGCCACTTCCCCGTCATCCGCCGCCGACGCATTTCCCGTTCCGGCAGGTTTTACCAGCGAGTATAAGGTCATTGACGGCGTGCGCCTGCATTACGTTAAGGGTGGAAAGGGGCCGCTGGTATACCTCGTCCATGGGTTCGGTCAGTCGTGGTATGAGTGGCATCACCTGATGCCTGAACTGGCCAAAAACCATACGGTCGTAGCGCCAGACCTGCCCGGACTGGGGGAGTCGGCCGTGCCGCATTCTTACCGCGCTACTGACGTCGCGCCGCTGCTCTACAAGCTTGCCTTGCAGTTTAGCGGCAATCAGCCTTTCGATCTGGTATCCCATGATATCGGGAACTGGAACACCTACCCCTTCGTGGTGAAACATGCCAGCCAGCTGCGCCGCGTGATCTTTATGGAGGCACCGATACCGGATGAAAGCATCTGGTCATTTCCGGCATTTACCCCGCAAGGAGAATCGCTGGTATGGCACTTCAGCTTCTTCAGCGCCAAAAATAATCTTGCTGAAACCCTGATTGCCGGCAAAGAGCGCCTCTTCTTTGAACATTTCATTAAAGAGCATGCCACCAACAAGGCGGTTTTCACCCCGGAGCTGCTGGATCTCTACGCGCGATCTTATGCCAAACCACACAGCCTCCACGCCGCTTTCGAGTATTACCGCGTACTCAATCAGGGCGTCGCGGATAACAAACTGCTCTCTCAGAACAAAATTGCCTTGCCGGTGCTGGCGATTGGCGGAGGCGGCCATGGCGGTATGGGCAAGTATCAAATCGAACAGATCGGGCGCTTTGCAACCAACGTAACGGGCAAGGTAATTCCTGACTGCGGCCACTGGCTGCCGGAAGAGT
The window above is part of the Erwinia pyri genome. Proteins encoded here:
- a CDS encoding MFS transporter, translated to MTGFICIITETLPAGLLPQMASGLNISPALAGQLVTAYALGSLLAAIPLTIATQGWRRRNVLLLTIVGFLLFNSITAFSASYWLTLAARFFAGVAAGLAWSLLAGYARRMVAVHQQGKAMAIAMVGTPIALSLGVPLGTWLGAAIGWRSAFAMISGLTLVLIVWVIAKVPDYPGQASHERLPLHKVFITPGVRPVLSVVITWMLAHNILYTFIAPFVAQAGLSGRVDLVLLVFGLAALIAIWITGRVVDRHLRLSVLTCLATFAVVSLLFIWMSRAPVVIYTGVAIWGLTFGGAATLLQTALADTAGEGADIALSMNVVAWNSAIAGGGIVGGILLDAWGARAFSPVMFVLLAAALLIAWRAKAYGFMPGMRQPHTN
- a CDS encoding alpha/beta fold hydrolase; the protein is MLKHIMACLLSLFSLLATSPSSAADAFPVPAGFTSEYKVIDGVRLHYVKGGKGPLVYLVHGFGQSWYEWHHLMPELAKNHTVVAPDLPGLGESAVPHSYRATDVAPLLYKLALQFSGNQPFDLVSHDIGNWNTYPFVVKHASQLRRVIFMEAPIPDESIWSFPAFTPQGESLVWHFSFFSAKNNLAETLIAGKERLFFEHFIKEHATNKAVFTPELLDLYARSYAKPHSLHAAFEYYRVLNQGVADNKLLSQNKIALPVLAIGGGGHGGMGKYQIEQIGRFATNVTGKVIPDCGHWLPEECTAELNSAVITFLNAR